Proteins encoded by one window of Halorubrum ruber:
- the aglM gene encoding UDP-glucose 6-dehydrogenase AglM — translation MNLSIVGSGYVGTTVAACFADLGHDVVNIDIDESVVETINAGDAPIHEEGLAELIAAHAGPEGTGRLRATTDYDAVLDTDVTFLCLPTPQNDDGSIDLSVMEAGASQLGATLANKLDWHTVVVKSTVVPGSTADTITPILERESGKTAGEDFGIGMNPEFLREGTAVHDFLNPDKVVLGADDDRALADMRDVFEALIAAAAAPVVETDTRTAEMIKYANNAFLAAKISLINDIGNICKALGVDAYEVADAIGLDDRIGAQFLQSGVGWGGSCFPKDVRAIISAAQAAGYDPAMLNAAVEVNDRQPARLVAMLADHLDAHRDGGVDGAIVAVLGLAFKPGTDDMRNSRAIPVIKDLQARGATIIAYDPVAADNAPNYVDDVTYADSAAAALDGADAAVVVTDWDEFAALDEEFDAMATPIVVDGRRIIERRDGITYEGLTW, via the coding sequence ATGAACCTCTCTATCGTCGGCAGCGGCTACGTCGGCACGACCGTCGCGGCCTGTTTCGCCGACCTCGGTCACGACGTCGTCAACATCGACATCGATGAGTCGGTCGTCGAAACGATCAACGCCGGCGACGCGCCGATCCACGAGGAGGGACTCGCCGAACTCATCGCCGCCCACGCCGGGCCCGAGGGAACTGGCCGGCTTCGGGCCACCACAGACTACGACGCCGTCCTCGACACCGACGTCACCTTCCTCTGTCTTCCCACCCCACAGAACGACGACGGTAGCATCGACCTCTCGGTCATGGAAGCCGGCGCGAGCCAGCTCGGCGCGACGCTCGCCAACAAACTCGACTGGCACACGGTCGTCGTCAAGAGCACGGTCGTGCCCGGCTCGACGGCGGACACGATCACTCCCATCCTCGAACGGGAGAGCGGGAAGACTGCCGGCGAGGACTTCGGCATCGGGATGAATCCAGAATTCCTTCGCGAGGGCACGGCGGTCCACGATTTCCTCAATCCGGACAAGGTCGTCCTCGGCGCGGACGACGACCGCGCGCTCGCGGACATGCGCGATGTGTTCGAGGCGCTGATCGCGGCCGCCGCCGCGCCCGTCGTGGAGACGGACACGCGCACCGCCGAGATGATAAAGTACGCTAACAACGCCTTCCTCGCGGCGAAGATCAGCCTGATCAACGACATCGGGAACATCTGTAAGGCGCTCGGCGTCGACGCCTACGAGGTCGCGGACGCGATCGGCCTCGACGACCGCATCGGCGCACAGTTCCTCCAGAGCGGCGTCGGCTGGGGCGGGAGTTGTTTTCCGAAAGACGTACGCGCAATTATCTCTGCGGCACAGGCGGCCGGCTACGACCCGGCGATGTTGAACGCGGCCGTCGAGGTCAACGACCGCCAGCCGGCGCGGCTGGTCGCGATGCTGGCCGACCACCTCGACGCCCACCGTGACGGTGGGGTCGACGGCGCCATCGTCGCCGTGCTCGGCCTTGCGTTCAAGCCCGGCACCGACGATATGCGAAACTCGCGGGCAATTCCGGTGATCAAGGATCTCCAGGCGCGCGGCGCGACTATTATCGCCTACGACCCGGTCGCGGCCGACAACGCCCCCAACTACGTCGACGACGTGACCTACGCCGACTCGGCCGCGGCGGCACTCGACGGCGCCGACGCGGCGGTCGTCGTCACCGACTGGGACGAGTTCGCCGCGCTCGACGAGGAATTCGACGCGATGGCAACCCCGATTGTCGTCGACGGACGGCGAATCATTGA
- the aglG gene encoding glucosyl-dolichyl phosphate glucuronosyltransferase, with protein sequence MRVSVVVCTYSLDLYEHARDAAEAVLSQTYDDVELVLISDGNASVYESMCADYAELENVRIGCNDKNRGLSYSRNHGIKLASGDVVAFVDDDAVPEPDWVEQLVATYEERDAIAVGGKMTPIWVDGKPTFLPEEFYWLIGVTHRGYPEEQCEVRNTNGSNMSFRKDVLEKLGGFSEDLGRKGDQQIQGEETELAARMREKYGQGMWYVPDAEVGHKVFDYRTDRVWLLKRSFWQGYSKHVMSNLVDSTGSQESAFLRDLLLQFGPQRLVELIKRPSKQKVDQLGMLVALTVAVGFGFLYGILRY encoded by the coding sequence ATGCGAGTCTCGGTTGTCGTTTGTACGTATTCCCTAGATCTCTACGAACATGCTCGAGATGCCGCAGAAGCGGTGCTTAGCCAGACCTATGATGACGTCGAGCTCGTTTTGATTTCGGATGGAAACGCCTCGGTGTATGAGTCTATGTGTGCTGACTACGCTGAACTAGAAAACGTCCGCATCGGTTGTAACGACAAGAACCGCGGGCTCTCATACAGCCGTAACCACGGAATCAAACTCGCAAGTGGGGACGTGGTCGCATTCGTCGACGACGATGCGGTCCCTGAACCGGACTGGGTCGAACAGCTAGTTGCCACCTATGAGGAACGCGATGCGATCGCTGTGGGTGGAAAAATGACACCGATTTGGGTCGATGGAAAGCCGACCTTTCTCCCTGAAGAATTCTATTGGCTTATTGGCGTCACGCATCGGGGATATCCAGAGGAACAGTGTGAAGTCAGAAACACAAACGGATCCAATATGTCTTTTAGAAAGGATGTTCTTGAGAAGCTCGGTGGATTCAGCGAGGACCTCGGGCGTAAAGGCGATCAACAGATCCAGGGAGAAGAGACAGAGCTGGCGGCCCGGATGCGTGAAAAATACGGCCAGGGGATGTGGTATGTTCCGGATGCCGAAGTCGGGCACAAGGTATTCGACTATCGCACAGACCGTGTGTGGCTACTGAAACGCTCGTTTTGGCAAGGATATTCGAAACACGTTATGAGTAATCTCGTCGATAGTACTGGCAGCCAAGAGAGTGCTTTCCTGAGAGACCTCCTCTTACAGTTCGGCCCACAACGTCTCGTGGAATTGATTAAACGGCCGTCGAAGCAGAAGGTCGATCAGCTCGGGATGCTCGTCGCACTCACAGTCGCCGTAGGGTTTGGATTTCTCTACGGGATCCTACGCTACTGA